From a single Chlamydia muridarum str. Nigg genomic region:
- a CDS encoding ABC transporter ATP-binding protein — protein MSNPPLIQASRLTKHYYKRSFWFQQKKIATTPLNNVSFTIPKHKIVGLIGESGSGKTTLALGLAGLIPLTSGHLTLNDKAVPLHSKQGRQYLSSQVRMVFQNPRSSLNPRKTIFDTLSHSLLYHRLVAKTDLGATVERALSLVGISTDYLYAYPHQLSGGQLQRISIARALLGAPQLIICDEVVSALDLSMQAQILNTLTSLQQQAQLTYLFISHDLAVVRSFCSELIIMYKGQLVESGPTEQIFCHPQHPYTRMLLHSQLPEFPEHRRDLRTPLITEELFQNPKDHPTL, from the coding sequence ATGAGTAATCCTCCCTTGATCCAAGCAAGCCGATTAACGAAGCATTACTACAAAAGGTCTTTCTGGTTTCAGCAAAAAAAGATCGCTACAACACCTTTGAATAATGTTTCTTTCACCATTCCAAAACATAAGATTGTTGGTCTTATAGGAGAATCTGGTTCAGGGAAAACCACTTTAGCTTTAGGGTTAGCAGGGCTTATCCCATTGACCTCTGGACATCTTACTCTCAATGATAAAGCAGTTCCACTACATAGTAAGCAAGGCCGTCAATACTTGAGCTCACAAGTACGTATGGTGTTTCAAAATCCCCGTTCGTCTTTAAATCCACGCAAAACAATTTTTGACACCCTAAGCCATTCTCTACTCTATCATCGTTTAGTCGCTAAAACCGATTTGGGAGCTACAGTGGAAAGAGCCTTGTCTTTGGTTGGTATTTCTACAGACTATCTCTATGCTTACCCTCATCAACTGTCTGGAGGACAGTTACAACGAATCTCGATCGCTAGAGCTTTATTAGGCGCCCCTCAGCTTATCATTTGTGATGAAGTTGTCTCCGCTTTAGATCTCTCCATGCAAGCTCAGATTCTTAATACGCTAACCTCGCTACAACAACAAGCGCAACTTACTTATTTGTTCATTTCGCACGACCTTGCCGTCGTCCGATCATTTTGCTCAGAACTGATTATCATGTATAAAGGGCAACTCGTAGAAAGCGGTCCTACAGAACAAATATTTTGCCATCCACAGCATCCGTACACACGAATGCTGCTTCACTCACAGTTACCAGAATTCCCCGAGCATCGCCGAGATCTACGCACTCCCCTAATAACTGAAGAGCTTTTCCAGAATCCTAAAGATCATCCTACACTGTAA
- a CDS encoding ParB/RepB/Spo0J family partition protein, with product MSKLPGEDTLLEVNIDDIRVSPFQPRRIFFEEDLKELILSIKAVGLIHPPVVREIRNGDKVLYYELIAGERRWRALQSAGYKTIPVVLKQVLADDLAAEATLIENIQRVNLNPLEMAEAFRRLIVVFGLTQDKVAKKVGKKRSTVANYLRLFSLSNEIQEKINSGELTLGHAKVILSLEDESLRQILSEKIISSKLAVREAEIEAKRLLKGKEDASKKEASLQKTSCLVSYQERLATTFGYPVTVKPQGKRICVSFFVEGEEALESLEKALTAGSFEVTV from the coding sequence GTGAGCAAATTACCTGGCGAAGATACGCTTTTAGAAGTGAATATAGATGATATTCGGGTTAGCCCTTTTCAGCCTAGACGCATATTTTTTGAGGAAGATTTAAAAGAGTTAATCCTTTCGATAAAAGCTGTGGGGCTTATTCATCCTCCGGTAGTTAGGGAGATCCGGAATGGAGATAAGGTTTTGTATTATGAGTTGATAGCGGGAGAGCGCCGTTGGCGCGCTTTGCAGTCAGCGGGATACAAAACGATACCAGTTGTTTTGAAGCAAGTATTGGCTGATGATCTTGCAGCGGAGGCTACCTTAATCGAGAATATTCAACGGGTGAATTTAAATCCTTTGGAAATGGCAGAAGCTTTTAGGCGATTGATCGTTGTTTTTGGCCTTACTCAAGATAAGGTAGCCAAAAAAGTTGGGAAGAAGCGTTCAACGGTTGCTAACTATCTACGGTTGTTTTCGCTTTCTAATGAGATTCAAGAGAAGATCAATTCGGGAGAATTGACTTTAGGGCATGCCAAAGTGATTTTGTCGTTAGAAGATGAAAGTCTTCGACAGATTCTCAGTGAAAAAATTATTTCTTCTAAATTAGCTGTTCGTGAGGCAGAAATAGAAGCCAAACGTTTGCTGAAAGGTAAAGAAGACGCTTCTAAAAAGGAAGCTTCCTTACAAAAGACTTCTTGTTTAGTTTCCTATCAAGAACGGTTAGCAACGACTTTTGGGTATCCTGTAACGGTAAAGCCTCAAGGGAAACGCATATGTGTATCGTTCTTTGTAGAAGGAGAGGAAGCTCTGGAATCCCTGGAAAAGGCCTTAACAGCAGGTTCTTTTGAAGTTACAGTGTAG